The proteins below come from a single Seriola aureovittata isolate HTS-2021-v1 ecotype China chromosome 23, ASM2101889v1, whole genome shotgun sequence genomic window:
- the senp3b gene encoding sentrin-specific protease 3b: MRDSGGSLAQNCWQGDLGLTAVGQDDTGGGGIPGDHLIVPVSGHSVPSSMHLRLGQKEKVWTREYVDKEEDDGMGGIEAIGDDDDEEENNLDGEDKGEFSGKDWDNNEEEDEDEEEEEEEDVEEEGDQAEVEWEIPDFPFQSTHQPHSQPHPHYGPQQKAEDGGDVTVEDSLSQAEAGDLFRSHLSRYRALRRLRRWQRLRSHGGLGFRLTQHWKSWRQRAQWVCFLGHRWSRRGQRYNLYGKQRRIKRYQQSPYTDGEDDSTDERFTESDRDKKINGCPPEKQEDRGRREVEVKPVELSLTLTEEHMSCVTGILEESLQQYGSLIPIHVDDIVEKLQDIFTESFSQPHRKAVVQHLIQSFQRSSGSALAKTFRVNYKRHVLTMDDLGTLYGQNWLNDQIMNMYGDLVMDSVPERVHFFNSFFYDKLRTKGYEGVKRWTKNVDIFQKDLLLIPIHLEVHWSLVSVDIPRRAITYFDSQRTLNRRCPKHIFKYLQAEAIKKDQQDFLTGWKGFFKMNVGRQNNDSDCGAFVLQYCKCLALGQPFSFGQQDMPRLRRQMYKELCHCKLIL, translated from the exons ATGCGAGACAGTGGCGGTAGCCTGGCCCAGAACTGCTGGCAGGGAGACCTGGGTCTGACCGCAGTGGGACAGGACGACACAGGAGGAG gtgggaTTCCTGGAGACCACCTCATCGTCCCAGTGTCAGGCCACAGCGTGCCCAGCTCCATGCACCTCAGGCTggggcagaaagagaaagtgtgGACCCGCGAGTATGTAGATAAGGAGGAGGATGACGGGATGGGAGGGATTGAGGCGATAGGTGACGACGACGACgaagaagaaaacaatctgGACGGGGAGGACAAGGGCGAGTTTTCAGGCAAGGATTGGGATAACaatgaggaggaagacgaggacgaggaggaagaggaggaggaggatgtggaaGAGGAAGGAGACCAAGCAGAAGTGGAGTGGGAGATCCCAGACTTTCCCTTCCAGTCCACCCATCAGCCTCATTCACAACCACATCCACATTATGGACCACAGCAGAAGGCAGAAGACGGTGGTGATGTCACTGTAGAGGATTCCCTCTCCCAGGCTGAGGCCGGGGACCTGTTCAGGTCCCACCTGAGCCGGTACAGGGCTCTGAGGAGGCTCCGGCGCTGGCAGCGTTTGCGATCCCACGGAGGCCTCGGATTTCGGCTCACTCAGCACTGGAAGAGCTGGCGCCAGCGGGCCCAGTGGGTGTGCTTCCTCGGGCACCGGTGGAGCCGGAGAGGGCAAAGGTACAATCTGTACGGCAAGCAGAGGAGGATAAAAAGGTATCAGCAGTCACCATACACCGACGGAGAGGACGACAGCACCGATGAGAGGTTCACGGAGTCTGACAGAG ATAAGAAGATAAATGGCTGTCCTCCAGAGAagcaggaggacagagggaggcgGGAAGTGGAGGTGAAACCAGTGGAACTGTCTCTTACGCTTACTGAAGAACACATGAGCTGTGTGACTG GTATCCTGGAAGAGTCTCTACAGCAGTACGGCAGTCTGATCCCCATCCACGTGGACGACATCGTGGAGAAGCTGCAGGACATCTTCACTGAGAGCTTCTCTCAGCCACACAG GAAAGCAGTGGTTCAGCACCTAATACAGTCCTTCCAGCGTTCGTCAGGATCAGCCCTGGCTAAAACATTCAGGGTCAACTACAAACGCCACGTCCTGACGATGGACGACCTGGGTACTCTCTACGGACAGAACTGGCTCAACGACCAG atTATGAACATGTATGGAGACCTGGTCATGGACTCTGTGCCGGAGAGG GTTCACTTTTTCAACAGCTTCTTTTATGATAAGCTACGGACAAAAGGCTATGAAGGAGTCAAACGGTGGACAAAAAAT GTCGACATCTTCCAGAAGGATCTGTTGTTGATCCCGATCCACCTAGAGGTTCACTGGTCTCTGGTCAGTGTGGACATTCCTCGTCGCGCCATCACTTACTTTGACTCTCAGCGGACCCTCAACAGACGCTGCCCGAAG CACATTTTTAAGTACCTTCAAGCAGAGGCCATCAAAAAAGACCAACAGGACTTTCTGACGGGATGGAaaggcttttttaaaatg AATGTGGGTCGTCAGAACAACGACAGTGACTGTGGGGCTTTTGTGCTGCAG TACTGCAAGTGTCTGGCACTAGGGCAGCCGTTCAGCTTCGGCCAGCAAGACATGCCCCGGCTGAGGAGGCAAATGTACAAAGAACTCTGTCACTGCAAACTCATCCTGTGA